The Streptomyces sp. NBC_01275 genome has a segment encoding these proteins:
- a CDS encoding ATP-dependent Clp protease proteolytic subunit — protein MPYAAGEPSIGGLGDQVYNRLLGERIIFLGQAVDDDIANKITAQLLLLAADPDKDIFLYINSPGGSITAGMAIYDTMQFIKNDVVTIAMGLAASMGQFLLSAGTPGKRFALPNAEILIHQPSAGLAGSASDIKIHAERLLHTKRRMAELTSQHTGQTVEQVTRDSDRDRWFDAFEAKEYGLIDDVIPTAAGMPGGGGTGAA, from the coding sequence ATGCCCTACGCCGCCGGCGAGCCTTCCATCGGTGGCCTCGGCGACCAGGTCTACAACCGGCTGCTCGGCGAGCGGATCATCTTCCTCGGCCAGGCGGTCGACGACGACATCGCCAACAAGATCACCGCACAGCTGCTGCTCCTTGCCGCCGACCCGGACAAGGACATCTTCCTTTACATCAACAGCCCCGGCGGCTCGATCACGGCTGGCATGGCGATCTACGACACCATGCAGTTCATCAAGAACGACGTGGTGACCATCGCCATGGGCCTCGCGGCCTCCATGGGCCAGTTCCTGCTCAGCGCCGGCACCCCCGGCAAGCGCTTCGCGCTGCCTAACGCCGAGATCCTGATCCACCAGCCCTCCGCCGGCCTGGCCGGCTCGGCCTCGGACATCAAGATCCACGCCGAGCGGCTGCTGCACACCAAGAGGCGCATGGCCGAGCTGACCTCCCAGCACACCGGCCAGACGGTCGAGCAGGTCACCCGCGACTCGGACCGCGACCGCTGGTTCGACGCCTTCGAGGCCAAGGAGTACGGCCTCATCGACGACGTCATCCCCACGGCCGCCGGCATGCCGGGCGGCGGCGGCACCGGGGCGGCCTGA
- a CDS encoding ATP-dependent Clp protease proteolytic subunit, with amino-acid sequence MNDFPGSGLYARTEAEYTGPRAESRYVIPRFVERTSQGVREYDPYAKLFEERVIFLGVQIDDASANDVMAQLLCLESMDPDRDISVYINSPGGSFTALTAIYDTMQFVKPDVQTVCMGQAASAAAILLAAGTPGKRMALPNARVLIHQPYSETGRGQVSDLEIAANEILRMRAQLEDMLAKHSTTPIEKIREDIERDKILTAEDALAYGLIDQIISTRKMNNNSLR; translated from the coding sequence GTGAACGACTTCCCCGGCAGCGGCCTCTACGCCCGCACCGAGGCCGAATACACCGGCCCCCGCGCCGAGTCCCGCTACGTCATCCCGCGCTTCGTCGAGCGCACCTCCCAGGGCGTCCGCGAGTACGACCCGTACGCGAAGCTCTTCGAGGAGCGCGTGATCTTCCTGGGCGTCCAGATCGACGACGCCTCCGCCAACGACGTCATGGCGCAGCTGCTGTGCCTGGAGTCCATGGACCCCGACCGGGACATCTCGGTCTACATCAACAGCCCCGGCGGCTCCTTCACGGCGCTGACTGCGATCTACGACACGATGCAGTTCGTGAAGCCCGACGTCCAGACGGTCTGCATGGGCCAGGCGGCCTCCGCCGCCGCGATCCTGCTGGCCGCCGGCACCCCGGGCAAGCGCATGGCGCTTCCGAACGCGCGCGTGCTGATCCACCAGCCCTACAGCGAGACCGGCCGCGGTCAGGTCTCCGACCTGGAGATCGCCGCCAACGAGATCCTCCGGATGCGCGCCCAGCTGGAGGACATGCTGGCCAAGCACTCCACCACGCCGATCGAGAAGATCCGCGAGGACATCGAGCGCGACAAGATCCTCACGGCCGAGGACGCGCTGGCGTACGGCCTGATCGACCAGATCATCTCCACCCGGAAGATGAACAACAACTCTCTGCGTTGA